From the genome of Medicago truncatula cultivar Jemalong A17 chromosome 2, MtrunA17r5.0-ANR, whole genome shotgun sequence:
GTCAGTGGTCACAATTGATTGTAATGATCAATCAATGCTACCACTCCTCTCATAATATatgaaagataaataatatttaagaaaataataataatatccttTTTtcgtcaaaaaagaaaattaattctttttttcctgGTAAAAGAAGAGGGTGacgccaaaaaaaattaattctactaaaaaaaatataactacattttttatgaaataaaataaaatcacatttaaatGGGTTTGTAATTCAAATCACATATGTGGTTAATTTTAGACATGcacaataaatttaaagtattctACTAGATTATTATTGTCAATAGGAATTAcccaaaataaagaaaatttgtcataattattaaaagtttaaataataaaagataatagCCTGAAAGAAACCAAtaataaaactaatattttgactttttcaGGAAAAAAAACCTAATAGTTTCACATGTACAAATTAAAAATTCGTGCAAAATCAAATCATATCATCCAAGAGAGATTATCATGATGCGATGTGATATCACTATAAATACAAActatctattaattttttttccttaaaaaaaattaatatttatttttacccTATCTCACTATTCTCATCATTTAAATGTTCTCAGTGAATttagaccaaaaataaaaatatattctcaGTGAATAATAACATTCTCCTGAAGAACTAGGTACATCATTATATATCTACTTATCTAtccatttgttttattttttattatatatatatatatatatatatcttttatgtATCTAGATCCTCGTTATcagaaatataaaatgtttatatgtttacatgttttattctttatgttgtttgatattatttttttgtcaatagaaaaaaaaacctctaaATTCAAAGGCGagaataaaatgtattttttttactttgagaaGTAAGAAATATGAAAACGGTTAACGTCGGCAGACTactggaaaagaaaaaaatccaatgacgaaaataataatattaaaattgtatTCAAAACAACGTTAATCTTTACAAAGATTAAGCACGAAAGAGTTGGttgaaacaaattgaaaaaataatggaaaattttattgaatcatcattattaaaaaaattagttatttgATAAATAGTACATAAATGTAATAAATCTTAAAATTTACAAccctttatatttttaacatttataaTCTCAAGTAAGTGTGTAAATTGTGTACATGAAAAATTGATTGTAACAAAATTCATTCTCCATAACTCTTCACGTATTAAACATGACTCTTAGTCATGTATGCTTGATATCTGAAAAGTTAGGGAGAACAAATCATATTAGATCTAACTTTTCATGTATACAACTCACACTTATCCGCGAAATTCAATTGTTtatgaaaaagtaaaaaacgGAGGTGGACAAACTTTTTATGTAGGTGgttttaacattttccttatcgATTATGTAAGTCCACAACATTTGGACATTCATTGAAAATGAACTATCATCTAAAGAAGTTTGCTCTTCCCACATCATTGCTCCCTCAAATTTTCGAAAATACCTATATCAAGATATACTGAAAAGTCATCTTCTATTCAATACCTATTGAAAGCTACATCACCATAATGAAACTTCCAATAAGTTACCAACAATATGTTTCTTTCTGTAAGTTTTGAAATGGGTATTTTTTTGAGGTCATGAGAAAAAGGCGTGGAGACAAACTTTAAGAAAGTTGCTCTATAGGCACTTACACCTTAAACTGACCAAAATATCCCAAATAGATATTAGCTATCGTTCACTCTCAACAGTTAATTGTCGTTTCAGACATATCGTATACAAGAACGCATAAACATACTTGTTCTTATTAGAAACGATAATTAATTACCGTTCGACGCTTTGGTTGTATTCTAAAGCATATTTCCACATGCGCGACTTCTAAGTGACATCATGTATTGGTGGCTTGAAGAGACTCTACATCTAAAATTTGAAGCTCTTAGAAGTTACTTACCACTTTAATGATTTTGTCTCCTCATTACCATCAACTTCTTATTGTCTTTTATTGAAGACAATTGAAAATGATTGCAGATGCAACTTATTTGAACGATAATTAATTACTGTTTCCACTTTCGGTTCCTATATACAACATGTTTGAAACAACCGTTAACTCTCATTTGAGAATGAACATAGTTTATTGACGTTGGGGTTTGGGGACACTTTTGTCGGTTTGAGGTGCTTGTAAGCAAATACTAGATACATAAAAAGCAATTTTTAACTTCTCatccaaaaaccaaaaaaatgttGGCCCATTTATAGGCCCATATTGGTGATTGGTGTTTATTAGCGTTGGCGTGTGTGAAGAATTCAGCTCATTATTCAAATTGTTTCGTTCATTCCTAAAGTAAATGTTCATATTGtctctgcgtgagttaacttgcgTTGCATGAGTTAAATCACGTTGCGTGAAGTTAACTCATATAGTCACGCTAGTTATATTTTCCGTGTGAGTTAATTCACGTTGCTAGTTTTCGcaccaaaatttcaattttctagAAAAAAGCACAATCAGAGGAAGTTGTTGTATCTAATTAAAGCTTGAAAGCACCGTCCTTTaagaagaagaatccataaaaaaaaaaagagtttttgtaTCTAATTAAAGCTTGAGATCACTTTCAAtaaattgatataatgatattgTATTCAGTTATATATCAGAAACCTTCACCATTTCAATGGAACTAGAGGAAGTTGTTGAATAGTATTGATATAAAAATGGAAGTTTCACTAATTTGGAATAAGAAGCAAATGAAAAAGGACGAGGAATTGGAGGAGTGGTGTGGGTTGAATTGAGTAAACTCacgcaggggtattttggtcatttacatTGGAAATGGGCAAAATCATTTGGGTGGAGAGCAGAATTCGTGTGTGAATCCTCTCTCTTTCTCAATCTATCTTTCCACGCGATCTGTGACTATAACGAAACGAGAGAGATGATGTACTCACGGTTCAGAACCGTCGCTAAAAACCTCAAATCCACCACAAAACCCTTCTCTTTCACCACCGCCACCACAACAACCACCGTATCATCCTCCGAATTTCCACAGAATCTGACCGAACTCCGAGCTCGTCTTGCAAGGGAATCCCCATCCCTATCAGACTTCATTTCCTTGAAATCGAACAACGCATACTCTGTTGAAGTTGGAACGAAGAAGAATCCGCTTCCGAAACCGAAATGGATGAAGGAATCGATTCCTGGTGGTTGGAAGTATGTGCAGATTAAGAAGAAACTGAGAGAATTGAAGCTTCATACGGTTTGTGAGGAGGCGAAGTGCCCTAATATGGGAGAGTGTTGGTCTGGTGGTGAAACGGGTACCGCTACCGCTACTATTATGATTCTTGGTGATACTTGTACTCGAGGTTGCAGGTTAAAAccaatcaatttttcaattttcgcaattttatgttgttttagtATTCTTGATAGATAAATTAAACTATGAAGCATGGATGCCAACACTTACATAGACACCAATGATAATTTAAGGAAATGTAAGTTATTGAGTGCAACGAAATGTGTTGTGTCAAACACCGTGACATGTTGCACATTGTATATGGCTTCAATATGAAATGTTGGTGCTACATTAAATAGATTTGAAATGTAGTGTGGCGCGTGTGAGAAATACAGACATTGGTATAAGCAAGTTGTATCACTTTGGTTGTTTGGCTTGTTCTGCTGAAATGATGTCAGTTCAATAGTTTGCAATGATACGTTGAATTGAGTGGCTCCATAGTTTTCAAACAGACAAATGTGTATCAGTGTATACCCtccggtcattattataagcaaaaaaccactttttagattaatttaatAACCGAAAAAACCCATCAGTTTAGTCCTTGAACTATCAACCTCTCaccaatttagtccctaaactatataAAATCCATCAATTCAGTCCATAGTATTGAGActggggaccaaattgatggattttcacaTACTGTAGGGGCTAAATTGACGGATTTTGCATATTTTAGGGACTATTTAGAACATTTTTATagtttagagactaaattgatggtttattcaCTAACTGATGTATCTGGTCTATATAGATACataagttattcaatgaatctataAAGTGGTTTTTTGCATATAATAGTGACAAGAAGGTGTATCTAACTACTGAATTTGTCATTCTTGAATAATGGATGAGAATGTTGATCAATTTCCTCCAAGTTTTATGTTCTTTTCATCTTTGAAGTATAATCTCATTGAATGATATTGGAGCTCTAATACAATTTTGATATGCAATTGTTGATTACGCCGATGAGTCAAGGTTGCAGTACTAACAATTCAGTTCCAAATCCCATGgatttttttgcataatttaGTAAGTGCTAATTACATTCATCTAGAAGATTTGGTGCTTGACGGTCCTTATGAATGCATAATCTAGTGCACTCATGTATTCTAAGCTTTGTGGTTTCTTTTATGGCTCAAAGCATAGTTTCACAGAACAACTGAACAAGTGGTTGAAGTTTGAATTTCAAACTGGTTTATCCTTGTAACACACGTGCATGCGCATGCACACACGTTACGGATTTCTCTTGTTCTTTGTGTGATTTCAATATAATTTATCTTACTTAAATTGTTGTAAGCAAGTTGTAATACTTAGGTTGTTTACTGACTTGTAATGAAATGATGCCAGTTACAGTGATGAGCTGAATTGAGTGGCTCCATTTATCACCTAGTTGCTAAGCATTTAGTAGATGTGATCATATTTTCATGTTCATTACAAGTTTAAACGAAATTATTCCTAGGTACTAAAAGATTCCctgaaaaaaaaacttccatATTCTAATTCTAATGAAAATATTTCTGATGGATGAGTAGAGAAAATATACCCCCGTGAGAGTATATAgcttatttttaatttgcatGACTACATTATTCTTGGAAATGTTTTAAAGTTTGgctgcactttttttttgttgagaaagtATCCGGGATTATGATTTCATACTCATAAGAATGTTATTTAGGGGGATGTAAGTATTCCTAAAACCAGTTGAAGTTGTGTGtggaatttttttgttataaaatgaatttatgttattttccaGATTTTGCAATGTTAAGACATCAAGGACTCCTCCACCACCTGACCCTGATGAGCCCACCAATGTGGCTGAAGCAATTGCATCGTGGGGTTtggattatgttgttataacaAGTGTTGACCGTGATGATTTACCTGATCAAGGGAGCAGTCATTTTACTGAAACAGTTCAGAAGCTGAAGATACTGAAACCTAGCATACTGATAGAAGCCTTAGGTATGCATTTTGAATATATGCAGTTCCCAAAAATAGATTAATGTGATAATTTGTGAGAATCATGTTCTAACTTCTATCTAATAGTAAACAGCGATCAAGCCTGAATTTGCTAGGTGGGTACGGGTGTAATAAAAAGACGTCTATATGGATTTTAGTTAGAGCTAGTAGTGGGAGTGGGTCATGAATGTGAAATGAAGGACTATCTTTTGTGAGTTTCTTTTTCAACTTGAGCTATTTGATAGAGAGGTGAATTATGTGGTACCTAAAATGAAAATTCCCTACGGAGTTTCTGTTGATGAATTTCTCTTACACTGCTGTTTATTATCGTGACTGTTACTGTTTAATAGTATggcttttaattaaaactaaaaaaaaaatcttgtctATTGGGATTTGGGCATACGGCCACGGGAATTAATCTGACAGTTTGGTTTGTGTTACACATGTTCATTATAGGGTTGAGTGGGGCCAAGTTATATTATTAAGGAGACttcacttaaaataaatttctccaTGTGACGATTGTTGCTCTAATTTTGTTGCAACAGTCCCCGACTTTCGAGGAAATGCTGAGTGTGTAGAGAAGGTTTCCAAATCAGGATTAGATGTCTTTGCGCATAATATTGAGACAGTTGAAGAGCTACAGAGTGCTGTGCGCGATCACCGGGCTAATTTTAATCAGTCTTTGGATGTTCTAAGGATGGCCAAGGATTATGCCCCTGCGGGAACCCTCACCAAGACTTCAATAATGTTAGGTTGTGGGGAAACACCTGACCAGATTGTGAAGACAATGGAGAAGGTGAGAGCAGCTGGCGTTGATGTGATGACATTTGGTCAGTATATGAGACCCTCAAAACGCCATATGCCCGTATCAGAATATATTACACCTGAGGCCTTTGAGAAGTATCAGACTCTTGGCATGGAAATGGTATGTCTATAGCATTTATTCCCGTcgttctgatttttttaatattttatttatttgtaaatgAAAGGAATGTATTTTGCTGGATGAGAAATAATTACTATTAGCATCCAAAGCTGTCATAGTTTTGTTGGCGTTCTCGTAATCATGATTTTAGTCAGTATTTACAAAAATCTTTTGGTGGTGGTAATATTTTGTCCACAATACAGGGCATAAAACATTTAGGCTTCTGGCTggtatttataattttgtatgtGTTTCTCAAAAGTTAATGCAGATAAAGTCATTTTCAGCATCGTTCTTGCATATTCAGTCAGTGTAAAATAATATGTCTTGCTAATCCATAGTAAATGTGGCCTTTTTTATCCCATAATTAGCAGTTAGCAGCATGCCCTGGTGGCCCATTCCTATAGAGATTTAATTGTAGCTCTGTAACTGGCATTCTGTACATCACCATGCATGCGTAATCATGGCACATTTTTCTACTTTTAATTGTTGCATGCTgcattatgttaattttttgaaaagctcTAATTTATTAAGAACTTTTTGTAGCAGTAAATCATAACTCGATCATGTGGTATGAATGATGGACTAATTCTACTTCGTATGTGATAGGGATTTCGATATGTGGCATCTGGGCCCATGGTAAGGTCATCATACAAGGCAGGTGAATTCTATATTAAATCCATGATTGACTCAGATCGGGCTGTATCTTCTCAAAGCTGAGTACCtgttcattattttttctttcatttttgtaatttacacACTACTGATGTGCATTATGTATAAGAAGAGGCACATGCTTACTTCATTCTGTTGATGCCCATAGCACATGTAATCTATAACTAAGATGGTATTAATGAGTGggaaaatttatttgaaaaatgaaaatcttAAAGGGGTTAATTTGTGTTCTCATCTCCCTGAGCTTATTTTGCTCTCTTTAACCCATGCAATTTATTTATACTTATTAAATGTACCTATGAAAATTGAAAGGTATTCAGTTTGAATCTATCATTTGAGAAATCGTGTGAAACTGTTGGCTTTTGGTATGGTTGAATTGAAGTGTGGTTTACTTTACAAGTGCTACTGAATTTGTGTTACTTTGGTAACTGACAATCTAACTCTACTCACTGACCTTCAATTTTAAAGTGAATTTGGGACTACTGTAGGTCCACCAGCAAGAGCAAATActagaatgaaatgaaatataagcaaaatggAATCCAAAAACATTCGACTTTTTGGaccatttttgcttatatttcattccAGACCGAGTATATAATTATGGTGACAACTTGTCCCAAAGCCATGTTTAGTGTTACCGTTACAATCATTAATGGTAGCCTTGTAAAGCTGCGAAGTATTCTTTTTTGGGTTTGGAGTTATGACAGGCTGGTTAGTGTCTGTTTTCATCATCATGTGGGGGCTGAAGATGGTGAAACACTTGAAAGCTTCAATACTCGAGCGATTCTTTTTCTGCTATCATACATTCCCCAAGCATATAATATTTGGTAAAATGTGAAAAAGTTTGGTTTTGGTGGTCCATTAGTACTAACTGGTCCGCCGTGTATGTTAGGTCATTTTATCTTATGGTAGAATCCTAGGTGGGGTAAATCTTGATGAAGCTCTAGTCTTGCATGTAAATCATAATTGAACCTATTTGTCCTGTGTATTCGTGTTGAAATATTCATTCGGTTTATGTTCAGTTCTGGTTGATAATCTGCTCCACAATGAAATTCTACCTATCGATGCGTATATtgcatattaaatttttggctaaaatatgattttgatccctgcaaatataccttgttttgattttagtccctgtaatttttttgttttgtttttggtccctgcaaatatgtctcgttttgattttgttctctgaccccacttttgtgataatttgcacatgtggcacatgatgactgaatccatttattagaaaaatagtccctgcaaaatcttttgatttttaaaaatatcccTGCAAagtattttacttttgaaaatagtccctctagggactattttcaaaaacaaaatgagggactattttcaaaaacaaaatattttacacggactaaaaacaacaaaaaagatttacatggactaaaatcaaaacgaagcatatttggagggatcaaaatcatattttaaccttaaatttataattgataTATGTTGGTGAGATAAGAGACAATGAAGGAGTCTTGAGTTCAATATCAGGAAACTAACACCCCCAACGACTAATATTACTAACATTtgccaataaaataaataaataaataagtgcttgtcatatcaaatatttttagtgtttataGTTAATCAAGTTGTTTTCATACAAGCTATAAGATGGTTTGATAAATTATcttgaagagcttatgaaaatatgttGAAGATAGTTTAAGGATGTTATAACttctaagttgtttttttttataaaatctcttAATTAGTCTAAAagttattttaactttttttggtataatatatatatatatatatatatatatatatatatatatatatatatatatatatataatatgatatgatactACATAATAAAGcattaaaatatgaatatttttaaatagatcAATATTTATTAGAGAATAATATTGATAAATGTTTTACATTTTAAAACTAATACATATCactcctaaaaaaaactaaaacatattaCAAACACATGACATGAGTAACTAaatcatatattaaattatactTATCAAAATTTACTCAAATTCATAAACTCCTAGTAAAATGGAAAGTTTTCCAATTTCAATAGGAGTTACTTAAACTCgtaaaagtttataaaaatagAGCCTATAAGAGCCTTAACTCACTTTTGTGAATTAGAATTGTAAACTCGTGAAAGTTTAAGAgttaatttgatatttaaacgagggttaatagtgttttttattcttgtaatatatgtcattttagattttcgtccctataaattttttgatttgatttgcaccctcgtaaaatttttattttttgaaaaaaatcaggTTAACCTTTCATAATTGACAATTCAAAAGGTatgcatctttttttctttaaaaaaaaaaaggtatgcatcttttattatttcttttcctCTACTTTAACACTGTTACTTTCTTTAGCATGACATTGACAACCTTGCCCAACATGTTTATAACTTTTGAATCTTCTCTTCCCATTTCTTGCATAAACTTTCAGAATTCCCTTTCGAATTCTTTTCtgtttcttgcataaaatttaaaaattctcttTTGAATTCATCTTTTCTATCTTTTGTGAAATATTATTAGAATCAGAATGATTGCAACGGGAAATAAAATTATGAGACAATCTCTTTTATAGCTTCAAATAGTAATCTAATTTACATAAAGTAACGTAAGCACAAGTAATTTTGAAtcttataaatgataaaatagtaattttatcatttataaaattactaaTGTTATTACTTCCATTCCCTGTTTGCTTGATAAGGTTAAGATATTGTCTTTGGGATGGCTGAAAGTTAAAAATGCCATTTTTATTTATGGAACTCAGCAGTGGTGCTCTAGCCCTTTAATTTGTTTGGGTATAGGCTAATGTTTGTTTTGCTGGATGCCCGATGTTCTCTGTTTCTCTTTGTATATGGTAGTCTCTaaggcacatcttgtgcttttATTGACTGCTTTATggttataatatttcattttgacttgttaaaaaaagataaaatagtaaTAATGAAGGGAAAATAGGTATTACGTAACAAGAGATTTTGagtaaacatttttaaaaaagattttgagtaaaaaaaaatgtaacaagagATTTTGTGTGCAAGAAccaatgaagaaaaagatgttctcataattatttgattttttgaattatcctgtcattaattttttcttgCAAAATCACTCttacaaattgtttttcttttattttagttaaataagtgTTTTCCacatatttttattcttctttcgTATGTTTCTAATTTCATGGTCTTAACACGATTccgtttgttttgatttctcatCTATGAGCAGTGTGTTTTTTATATCTTGTCTTTGTGtagtgtttatttgatttagattGAAAGATTACCTTTGATCAAATGTAAAtacaatcaatgactttggtgtGACCAACGTTGCATATTATGATATATGAATATTCCAAAGActtaaatataatcatatttataGGCATATGTA
Proteins encoded in this window:
- the LOC25487617 gene encoding lipoyl synthase, mitochondrial-like — encoded protein: MMYSRFRTVAKNLKSTTKPFSFTTATTTTTVSSSEFPQNLTELRARLARESPSLSDFISLKSNNAYSVEVGTKKNPLPKPKWMKESIPGGWKYVQIKKKLRELKLHTVCEEAKCPNMGECWSGGETGTATATIMILGDTCTRGCRFCNVKTSRTPPPPDPDEPTNVAEAIASWGLDYVVITSVDRDDLPDQGSSHFTETVQKLKILKPSILIEALVPDFRGNAECVEKVSKSGLDVFAHNIETVEELQSAVRDHRANFNQSLDVLRMAKDYAPAGTLTKTSIMLGCGETPDQIVKTMEKVRAAGVDVMTFGQYMRPSKRHMPVSEYITPEAFEKYQTLGMEMGFRYVASGPMVRSSYKAGEFYIKSMIDSDRAVSSQS